One window of Quercus robur chromosome 5, dhQueRobu3.1, whole genome shotgun sequence genomic DNA carries:
- the LOC126725371 gene encoding pentatricopeptide repeat-containing protein At1g28690, mitochondrial has protein sequence MKNARIPIIRPSCFSSSQKHNLPVPPNQTFLPTQDSFSHPTVTSLSSALQQYINSDNPSYGQKIHSHILKTGFRPNTNISIKLLILHLKCGYIKYARKVFDELPQTTLSAYNYMIGGYLKHGLVEESLSLVRRLVYSGEKPDGFTFSMILKASTCACEVPLLCSLGRLVHAQIVKFEVEPDDVLYTALVDSYVKHGKVGYARTVFDMMLEKNVICSTSMISGYMNQGSVKDAEDIFRKTMEKDLVVYNAMIEGYSKSIEYARRSVEVYVDMQRLNFRPNISTFASVIGACSVLAAFEIGQQVQSQLMKTELFTDIKLGSALVDMYSKCGRIDDARRVFDHMPDKNVFSWTSMIDGYGKNGFPDEALELFSKMQNNSHLEPNNVTFLSALSACGHAGLVDKGKKIFESMERDYLMKPKMEHYACMVDLLGRAGSLKQAWDFVRGMHEKPNSDVWAALLSSSRLHGDVEMASIAANELFKLNADGRPGAYVALSNTLAAAGKWDNVSELRDVMKVKGISKDTGYSWVGTDIAFSLS, from the exons ATGAAAAATGCTAGAATACCCATAATTAGACCCTCCTGTTTCTCATCATCACAGAAACACAACCTCCCGGTCCCACCAAACCAAACTTTCCTGCCAACACAAGACTCTTTCTCTCATCCAACTGTTACCTCTTTATCCTCTGCTCTACAGCAATACATCAACTCAGATAACCCTTCCTATGGCCAAAAGATACATTCCCATATTCTCAAAACTGGGTTCAGACCCAACACCAATATCTCCATCAAACTCCTCATATTGCATTTGAAATGTGGCTATATTAAATATGCACGCAAAGTGTTTGATGAATTACCTCAGACAACTCTTTCTGCTTATAATTATATGATTGGTGGGTATCTTAAACATGGGTTAGTCGAAGAATCACTTAGTTTGGTTCGTAGGTTGGTTTATTCTGGTGAAAAGCCTGATGGGTTTACATTTTCTATGATTTTAAAGGCATCTACTTGTGCTTGTGAAGTGCCTTTGCTGTGTAGTTTGGGAAGGCTGGTGCATGCACAGATAGTGAAATTTGAGGTTGAACCTGATGATGTTCTTTATACAGCACTTGTTGACTCGTATGTTAAGCATGGGAAGGTTGGTTATGCGAGGACTGTGTTTGATATGATGTTGGAAAAGAATGTGATATGTTCAACATCTATGATTTCTGGTTACATGAATCAAGGCTCTGTGAAAGACGCTGAAGATATATTCAGGAAGACAATGGAAAAAGATCTAGTTGTATATAATGCAATGATTGAAGGTTACAGTAAATCAATTGAATATGCTAGGAGATCAGTTGAGGTTTATGTTGACATGCAACGGTTGAACTTTCGGCCTAATATATCTACATTTGCTAGTGTTATTGGGGCCTGCTCTGTGTTGGCAGCATTTGAAATTGGTCAACAAGTCCAAAGTCAACTTATGAAGACTGAACTTTTTACTGACATTAAATTGGGAAGTGCTCTAGTAGACATGTACTCTAAATGTGGACGAATTGATGATGCACGGAGAGTTTTTGACCACATGCCTGATAAGAATGTGTTTTCATGGACTTCCATGATTGATGGATATGGGAAGAATGGATTTCCAGATGAAGCACTTGAGCTTTTTAGCAAGATGCAAAACAACAGCCACCTTGAACCCAATAATGTTACATTCCTAAGTGCTCTATCAGCATGTGGACATGCTGGGCTAGTTGATaaagggaagaaaatttttgagagCATGGAGAGAGATTACTTGATGAAACCAAAGATGGAGCATTATGCTTGCATGGTTGATCTCTTAGGACGTGCAGGAAGTTTAAAGCAAGCATGGGATTTTGTAAGAGGGATGCATGAAAAGCCTAATTCTGATGTTTGGGCGGCTCTGCTTAGTTCATCTAGGCTGCATGGTGATGTTGAGATGGCAAGCATAGCTGCAAATGAACTTTTTAAGTTGAATGCTGATGGTCGGCCTGGGGCATATGTTGCACTATCCAATACTTTGGCAGCTGCTGGGAAATGGGACAATGTAAGTGAGCTTAGGGATGTAATGAAGGTAAAAGGAATATCCAAAGATACTGGATACAGTTGGGTTGGAACCGACATTGCttt TTCATTGTCTTGA
- the LOC126725370 gene encoding ABC transporter G family member 29-like, with amino-acid sequence MSEIVNADVQNPFASPSRSSRREDEEAALAWATIIQNLPTYDRLRTSILQYAVEGDQNDEAKIVNKVVDVRNLDANDREEFIQRNFKVPEEDNEKFLKKLRARIDEVGIRLPTVEVRFNHLHIEADCYIGTRALPTLLNTARNIAESALGLCGIRLAEKRKLTILKDVYGIIKPSRMTLLLGPPSSGKTTLLLALAGKLDSNLKVQGQVTYNGHRLDEFVPRKTSAYISQNDVHLGDLTVKETLDYSARFQGVGNRYNLLTELSWRQKHKGIFPEAEVDLFVKAIAMGGAESSLITDYTLKLLGLEICKDTLVGDEMKRGISGGQRKRVTTGEIVVGPTRTLFMDEISTGLDSSTTFQIVKCMQQIAHLTETTILMSLLQPDPETFDLFDDVILLSEGQIIYQGPREHVLEFFESCGFECPERKGTADFLQEVTSKKDQEQYWADRNRPYHYISVTEFASQFKAFHVGAQLQNTLLISYDKLESHGAALAFSKYSIPKMQLLKASIDREWLLIKRTAPVYVFKTVQIIVVAVIASTVFLRTTLDNTYDDGSLYVAAIIFAMIVNMFNGFAELSLAIMRLPVFYKQRDLLFYPAWAFTIPNFLINVPMSVLESIAWTVVTYYTIGYAPEASRFFKQLLVVFLIQQMAAGLFRLMAGLCRTMIIAHTGGALSLLLLFLLGGFILPKGRIPVWWSWGHWVSPLSYGFNALTVNEMLSPRWMDKLDSNNITKLGVAVLNNFDVPHHNYWYWIGVTALLAFTILFNVLFTFSLMYLNPLGKPQPIISEELGSEQSSMGETKGKPKLQSNRSINENQTRELQCLGTSDESNTKEPSSMAADEVASKRGMILPFTPLTMSFDSVNYYVDMPSEMKDQGVKGDRLQLLQEVTGAFRPGVLTALMGVSGAGKTTLMDVLAGRKTGGYIEGDIRISGFPKKQETFARISGYCEQTDIHSPQVTVKESLIYSAFLRLPKEVNDKEKMAFVDEVIELVELDGLKNTIVGLPEITGLSTEQRKRLTIAVELVANPSIIFMDEPTSGLDARAAAIVMRTVRNTVDTGRTVVCTIHQPSIDIFESFDELLLMKRGGQVIYSGQLGQNSRKVVEYFEAIPGVTKIRDKQNPATWMLEVSSVASEVRLGIDFAEHYKSSSLSQQTKALVKELSTPLEGSSDLHFPTQYSQSTWGQFKSCLWKHWWTYWRSPHYNLVRYFFTLAAALFLGTIFWQAGTKRENTTDLTMIIGAMYVAVLFVGINNCSTVQPVVAVERTVFYRERAAGMYSALPYAIAQVIVEIPYIFVQTTYYSLIVYAMVSFQWTVAKFFWFFFITFFSFLYFTYYGMMTVSITPNHQTAAIFASAFYALFTLFSGFFIPKPRIPKWWTWYYYICPVAWTVYGLIVTQYGDINATIKVPGIVPDPTIKWYVENHFGYNLNFMGPTAAILVTFAAFFALMFAVCIKTMNFQNR; translated from the exons ATGAGCGAGATAGTGAACGCGGATGTGCAGAACCCTTTTGCAAGTCCTTCAAGATCATCAAGAAGAGAAGATGAGGAGGCGGCTTTAGCATGGGCTACCATCATACAAAACCTTCCCACCTACGATCGCTTGAGAACTAGTATATTGCAATATGCTGTGGAGGGTGATCAGAACGATGAGGCCAAGATAGTGAACAAAGTGGTGGATGTTCGAAATCTTGATGCCAATGACAGAGAAGAGTTCATTCAGAGGAACTTCAAGGTTCCCGAGGAAGATAATGAGAAATTCTTAAAGAAACTAAGAGCTCGTATTGATGA AGTTGGGATCCGACTACCAACAGTAGAAGTTAGATTCAACCATCTACATATAGAAGCCGATTGCTATATCGGCACCAGGGCTCTTCCAACTCTCTTGAACACGGCAAGAAACATTGCAGAATCGGCTCTTGGTTTGTGTGGAATCAGATTGgctgagaaaagaaagctcacaATACTTAAAGATGTGTATGGGATCATAAAACCATCAAG GATGACCCTCTTGTTAGGCCCTCCTTCATCTGGAAAGACTACCCTTTTGTTGGCACTAGCAGGAAAGTTAGACTCAAACTTGAAA GTGCAAGGACAAGTCACTTACAATGGTCATAGGCTTGATGAGTTTGTGCCAAGGAAGACATCTGCCTACATTAGCCAAAATGATGTTCACTTGGGTGATCTTACAGTTAAAGAAACCTTAGATTATTCAGCAAGGTTCCAAGGAGTTGGGAACAGATACA ATCTACTAACGGAGCTTTCATGGAGGCAGAAGCATAAGGGAATTTTCCCTGAAGCCGAAGTTGATCTTTTCGTGAAG GCAATTGCAATGGGGGGAGCTGAAAGCAGTCTAATTACTGATTACACTCTCAAG CTCTTGGGGCTTGAAATATGTAAGGACACACTAGTTGGAGATGAGATGAAAAGGGGAATTTCTGGTGGACAAAGGAAGCGAGTAACAACAG GGGAGATAGTTGTTGGACCAACAAGAACACTTTTCATGGATGAGATATCAACTGGCCTAGACAGCTCCACTACATTTCAAATTGTGAAATGCATGCAGCAGATTGCGCACCTTACTGAGACCACCATCTTGATGTCCCTCCTGCAACCTGATCCTGAGACATTCGATCTCTTTGACGACGTTATTCTCCTATCAGAGGGTCAGATCATCTATCAGGGACCGAGAGAGCATGTACTGGAATTCTTTGAGAGCTGTGGGTTCGAGTGTCCAGAAAGAAAGGGCACTGCTGATTTTTTGCAAGAG GTTACGTCAAAGAAGGATCAAGAGCAATACTGGGCAGATAGGAACAGGCCATACCATTACATATCTGTTACTGAATTTGCAAGCCAGTTTAAGGCTTTCCATGTTGGTGCACAGCTTCAGAATACGCTCTTGATCTCATATGACAAGTTAGAAAGCCATGGAGCAGCTCTTGCTTTCTCAAAATACTCGATCCCAAAAATGCAGCTCCTTAAAGCCTCTATTGATAGGGAGTGGCTCTTGATCAAGAGGACTGCACCTGTTTATGTCTTCAAGACTGTTCAAATTATAGTTGTCGCAGTCATTGCATCAACTGTGTTCTTGAGGACTACACTGGATAACACATATGATGATGGATCCCTATATGTTGCTGCAATTATATTTGCCATGATTGTCAACATGTTCAATGGTTTTGCTGAGCTCTCTTTAGCTATTATGAGGCTTCCAGTGTTTTACAAGCAAAGGGATCTCTTATTTTACCCTGCATGGGCTTTCACCATCCCAAATTTCTTGATTAATGTTCCCATGTCAGTTTTAGAGTCTATAGCTTGGACAGTCGTGACATATTATACAATTGGATATGCACCAGAAGCTAGCAG GTTCTTCAAGCAACTACTGGTAGTTTTTCTGATCCAACAAATGGCTGCTGGGCTATTTAGGCTCATGGCTGGGTTGTGTAGGACTATGATCATTGCTCATACAGGGGGAGCACTTTCTCTGCTACTCTTGTTCCTGCTTGGAGGTTTCATCCTTCCAAAAG GGCGTATTCCTGTATGGTGGTCATGGGGCCACTGGGTTTCACCTCTATCATATGGTTTCAATGCCTTAACTGTCAATGAGATGCTTTCTCCTAGGTGGATGGACAAACTG GATTCAAACAATATTACAAAGTTGGGTGTGGCAGTGTTGAACAACTTTGATGTTCCCCACCACAATTACTGGTATTGGATTGGGGTAACAGCTCTCTTGGCTTTCACCATCCTTTTCAACGTCTTATTTACCTTCTCACTCATGTACCTGAATC CTCTTGGAAAGCCACAACCAATTATTTCTGAAGAACTAGGAAGTGAGCAATCCAGCATGGGAGAAACTAAGGGAAAACCAAAACTGCAATCTAATAGGTCCATCAATGAAAACCAGACGA GAGAATTGCAATGCCTTGGAACAAGTGATGAGTCCAATACCAAGGAACCTAGCAGTATGGCTGCAGATGAGGTTGCTTCAAAGAGAGGAATGATTCTTCCTTTTACACCTCTAACCATGTCCTTTGACAGTGTAAACTATTATGTGGACATGCCCTCA GAAATGAAGGATCAAGGTGTGAAAGGGGACAGGCTACAGTTGCTTCAGGAAGTGACTGGAGCATTTAGACCTGGAGTCCTGACTGCTTTGATGGGAGTCAGTGGGGCTGGAAAGACAACATTGATGGATGTTCTTGCAGGGCGAAAAACAGGGGGCTACATTGAAGGCGATATTAGAATTTCTGGGTTTCCCAAGAAGCAGGAAACATTTGCAAGAATTTCTGGTTACTGTGAGCAGACAGACATTCACTCCCCTCAAGTCACAGTGAAAGAGTCCTTGATCTACTCAGCTTTCCTCCGACTCCCTAAAGAAGTCAACGATAAAGAAAAAATG GCTTTTGTGGATGAAGTGATAGAACTAGTAGAACTCGATGGTCTTAAAAATACTATTGTAGGGCTTCCGGAAATCACTGGTTTGTCCACAGAACAAAGGAAGAGGTTGACAATAGCAGTGGAGCTTGTTGCTAATCCTTCAATCATATTTATGGATGAACCAACTTCAGGGCTTGATGCAAGGGCGGCAGCCATTGTTATGAGGACTGTGAGGAACACAGTGGACACCGGAAGAACAGTAGTCTGCACAATTCATCAGCCTAGCATTGATATTTTTGAATCCTTTGATGAGCTGCTATTGATGAAGAGAGGAGGACAAGTCATCTACTCTGGACAGTTGGGTCAGAATTCTCGCAAAGTTGTTGAATACTTTGAG GCAATTCCTGGAGTCACTAAAATTAGAGATAAACAAAACCCAGCAACATGGATGCTAGAAGTGAGCTCAGTTGCATCCGAAGTCCGACTTGGAATTGATTTTGCTGAGCATTACAAATCATCATCCTTGTCTCA ACAAACAAAGGCTCTAGTAAAAGAATTAAGTACTCCATTGGAGGGGTCATCAGATCTCCATTTTCCTACTCAGTACTCTCAGTCCACATGGGGCCAATTCAAATCCTGCCTTTGGAAGCACTGGTGGACTTATTGGAGAAGCCCTCATTATAACCTTGTTCGATACTTCTTCACATTAGCAGCTGCCCTTTTTCTTGGGACAATTTTCTGGCAGGCTGGCACCAAAAG gGAGAACACAACTGATCTCACCATGATCATTGGAGCCATGTATGTTGCTGTCCTATTTGTTGGAATTAACAACTGTTCAACCGTGCAGCCAGTTGTAGCTGTTGAAAGAACAGTGTTTTATCGAGAAAGAGCTGCCGGAATGTACTCGGCTTTACCATATGCCATAGCACAG GTGATTGTTGAAATACCATACATATTTGTTCAGACAACATATTATTCTCTTATAGTATATGCGATGGTGAGCTTTCAATGGACAGTAGCAAAGTTCTTCTGGTTCTTCTTCATCAccttcttctccttcctctacTTTACATACTATGGAATGATGACGGTTTCAATCACACCAAATCATCAAACAGCTGCTATCTTTGCATCAGCATTCTATGCACTCTTCACTCTCTTCTCTGGCTTTTTCATCCCCAAACCG agaATCCCCAAGTGGTGGACATGGTATTACTATATCTGCCCAGTGGCATGGACAGTTTATGGACTAATTGTGACACAGTATGGTGACATTAATGCAACGATCAAAGTGCCAGGAATTGTGCCAGATCCAACCATCAAATGGTATGTGGAAAATCATTTTGGGTACAACCTGAACTTCATGGGGCCAACTGCTGCAATTTTAGTCACATTTGCTGCCTTTTTCGCCCTCATGTTTGCAGTCTGCATCAAGACAATGAACTTCCAAAACAGATAG
- the LOC126727932 gene encoding uncharacterized protein LOC126727932 codes for MHWTPPSPNRYKINMDGVVFKEQKMVGVVILIRDEEGRLIGACSKKIEAPLGAIEAEAKAVDLGLQFAKVAALVYSLVDAAHSFQCVDFSHVGQNGNRLAHLLARHALGIANLSVWVEETSCFLEQALNQDVFVNSSN; via the exons ATGCATTGGACACCTCCCTCTCCGAATCGCTACAAAATCAACATGGATGGTGTTGTGTTCAAGGAGCAAAAAATGGTAGGTGTTGTGATTTTGATAAGGGACGAAGAGGGTCGATTGATTGGTGCCTGTAGTAAGAAGATAGAAGCTCCCTTGGGTGCCATTGAAGCTGAAGCAAAGGCTGTTGACCTGGGTCTTCAATTTGCTAAGG TTGCTGCTTTGGTCTATAGTTTAGTAGATGCTGCCCATTCTTTTCAGTGTGTAGACTTCTCCCATGTTGGTCAAAATGGTAATAGGCTAGCCCATTTACTTGCAAGACATGCTTTAGGCATTGCAAATTTGTCTGTTTGGGTTGAAGAGACTTCTTGTTTCCTTGAACAAGCTCTCAACCAGGATGTATTTGTTAATTCTTCTAATTAA